A portion of the Streptomyces sp. NBC_00376 genome contains these proteins:
- a CDS encoding NAD(P)/FAD-dependent oxidoreductase, whose protein sequence is MTSAENLQAFKRDGRVVVVGASLAGLRAAEALRDEGFAGSLTMIGDELGEPYDRPPLSKQVLTGWVPAGNTELPRRRDIDADWLLGVPASGLDLAANQVRLADGREVPFDRVLISTGVRARPWFVESEAALDGVFVVRTREHAEGLQRALAAEPSRVLVIGAGFTGSEIASICRERNIPVTVAELAPAPLVGALGAMIGEVAADLQRTHGVDLRCGVKVTRLEGNAQGRLRRAHFDDGSTIDTDVAVVALGGIRNTEWLRDSGLAAGVWGIACDTGCRALDLNGLVTDDVFVAGDVARCPNPIYEYRLISLEHWANAVEQAQVAAHNMVSAQADRWPHLSIPRFWSIQFGVNIKSVGVPTFADEVVVTQGSVPDHRFVAAYGYRGRVTAAVSFNNAKWLDHYRGLIETAAPFPPPCPTPDQPADMKPVPVDFPGPVLLAQGATVVVTGHDPSERRVTAAFQHR, encoded by the coding sequence ATGACCAGTGCCGAAAATCTGCAAGCGTTCAAGCGCGATGGCCGCGTAGTGGTCGTCGGGGCATCACTGGCGGGGCTGCGGGCCGCGGAGGCGCTGCGCGACGAAGGTTTCGCCGGGTCGTTGACCATGATCGGCGATGAGCTGGGCGAGCCCTACGACCGGCCCCCTTTGTCCAAGCAGGTACTGACCGGGTGGGTGCCGGCCGGGAACACCGAGCTGCCGCGCCGTCGTGACATCGATGCGGACTGGCTGCTGGGCGTGCCCGCCAGCGGGCTGGACCTGGCGGCCAACCAGGTGCGTCTCGCGGACGGACGTGAGGTTCCCTTCGACCGGGTGTTGATCTCCACCGGAGTTCGAGCCCGGCCCTGGTTCGTCGAGAGCGAGGCGGCTCTGGACGGAGTGTTCGTCGTGCGCACGCGCGAACACGCCGAGGGCCTACAACGAGCCCTCGCCGCTGAGCCCTCTCGCGTTCTGGTCATCGGTGCGGGGTTCACCGGATCCGAGATCGCCTCCATCTGCCGCGAACGGAACATCCCGGTGACCGTCGCCGAACTCGCGCCGGCCCCGCTGGTCGGGGCACTCGGCGCCATGATCGGTGAGGTCGCGGCGGACTTGCAGCGTACTCACGGTGTGGACCTGCGCTGCGGCGTCAAGGTGACCCGGCTGGAGGGCAACGCGCAGGGGCGGCTTCGCCGTGCCCACTTCGACGACGGCAGCACGATCGACACCGACGTGGCGGTGGTGGCACTCGGGGGCATCCGTAACACCGAGTGGCTGCGAGACTCGGGCCTGGCAGCGGGTGTCTGGGGAATCGCCTGCGACACGGGCTGCCGCGCTCTCGACCTCAACGGCCTGGTCACCGACGACGTCTTCGTCGCCGGAGACGTGGCACGCTGCCCGAACCCGATCTACGAGTACCGACTCATCTCGCTGGAGCACTGGGCAAACGCCGTGGAGCAGGCCCAGGTCGCGGCACACAACATGGTCAGTGCACAGGCGGACCGCTGGCCCCACCTGTCCATACCGCGGTTCTGGTCGATCCAGTTCGGCGTCAATATCAAGTCCGTCGGCGTGCCGACCTTCGCCGACGAGGTGGTCGTCACCCAGGGATCGGTGCCCGACCACCGCTTCGTCGCCGCATACGGCTATCGGGGCCGCGTCACCGCGGCAGTGAGTTTCAACAACGCGAAGTGGCTGGATCACTACCGAGGGCTCATCGAGACGGCTGCACCTTTCCCGCCCCCCTGTCCCACGCCCGACCAGCCCGCCGACATGAAACCAGTGCCCGTCGACTTCCCCGGCCCCGTCCTGCTCGCCCAGGGCGCCACCGTGGTCGTCACCGGCCACGACCCGAGTGAGCGACGCGTCACGGCCGCGTTCCAGCACCGATAG
- a CDS encoding ferredoxin, whose amino-acid sequence MRVVVDLSRCEGYAQCAFLAPDAFRMHGEEALMYDPNPDDARRKQVLRAAAACPVQAILVDQLEGRDVSAEEPPS is encoded by the coding sequence ATGAGAGTTGTCGTTGATCTTTCCCGATGTGAAGGGTACGCGCAGTGCGCCTTCCTGGCTCCGGACGCGTTCCGGATGCACGGCGAGGAAGCGCTGATGTACGACCCGAACCCCGATGACGCCCGGCGCAAGCAGGTGCTGCGTGCCGCGGCAGCCTGCCCTGTCCAAGCAATTCTGGTCGACCAGTTGGAGGGCCGTGACGTGTCGGCGGAGGAGCCGCCGTCATGA
- a CDS encoding IS4 family transposase, producing the protein MPRPGQVKSSGERLSDRIALGVLTRVFPPELVDEVVVGCGRLEQRSRLLPARVVVYFVLAMCLFSGQGYEEVARLLTQGLERVRRWEKPWQVPTTAAIGRARRRLGPEPLKVLFARVCRPVAAPDTAGAWYRQWRLVAVDGTVFDVPDTGANSDFFGRPGSGRGQQRSAYPQVRVAALVECGTHAVFAAATGPLSVHEQQLIPGLLGRLEPGMLLMADRGITGFELWRAASDTGADLLWRVRKNIVLPVLEAFDDGSYLSEIVAAGDRKHRDPVRVRVIEYTLGREDDDTVYRLITTICNPQEAPAADLAGLYHQRWEIENTLDEIKTHQGGHRLVLRSQYPDGVEQEIYGFLLVHHALRDVMHHTAHQAGLDPDRLSFTRTLRIARRHVTDQAALSPLTTQSSPDPHHP; encoded by the coding sequence GTGCCAAGGCCTGGACAGGTGAAGTCGTCGGGTGAGCGGTTGTCGGACCGGATCGCTCTGGGTGTGCTGACGCGGGTGTTTCCGCCCGAGTTGGTGGATGAGGTGGTTGTTGGGTGTGGGCGTCTGGAACAGCGGTCGCGGCTGTTGCCGGCCCGGGTGGTGGTCTATTTCGTGCTCGCGATGTGTCTGTTCTCCGGGCAGGGCTATGAGGAGGTGGCCCGACTGCTGACGCAGGGGCTGGAGCGGGTGCGGCGGTGGGAGAAACCGTGGCAGGTGCCCACGACAGCGGCGATCGGCCGGGCCCGCCGGCGATTGGGGCCGGAGCCGTTGAAGGTGCTGTTCGCGCGAGTGTGCCGGCCGGTGGCCGCCCCGGACACTGCTGGTGCCTGGTATCGGCAGTGGCGTCTGGTTGCGGTGGACGGCACGGTCTTCGATGTGCCGGACACCGGGGCGAACAGCGATTTCTTCGGCCGGCCCGGCTCGGGCCGGGGACAGCAGCGCAGTGCCTACCCGCAGGTGAGGGTCGCTGCACTGGTGGAGTGCGGGACACACGCGGTGTTCGCCGCGGCGACCGGCCCGCTGTCGGTTCATGAACAGCAGTTGATTCCCGGCCTGCTGGGCCGGCTCGAGCCGGGAATGCTGCTGATGGCCGACCGCGGCATCACCGGCTTCGAGCTGTGGCGGGCCGCCTCGGACACGGGCGCGGACCTGTTGTGGCGCGTCCGGAAGAACATCGTGCTCCCGGTCCTCGAAGCCTTCGACGACGGCTCCTACCTGTCCGAGATCGTTGCGGCAGGCGACCGCAAGCACCGGGACCCGGTCCGGGTCCGCGTCATCGAGTACACCCTCGGCCGCGAGGACGACGACACGGTCTACCGGCTGATCACGACCATCTGTAACCCGCAGGAGGCCCCTGCGGCCGACCTGGCGGGCCTCTACCATCAACGCTGGGAGATCGAGAACACCCTGGACGAGATCAAGACCCATCAGGGCGGACACCGCCTCGTCCTCCGCTCCCAGTACCCCGATGGCGTCGAGCAGGAAATCTACGGTTTCCTTCTTGTCCACCACGCACTCCGGGACGTCATGCACCACACCGCTCACCAGGCCGGCCTCGACCCCGACAGACTGTCCTTCACCCGCACCCTTCGCATCGCTCGCCGCCACGTCACCGACCAGGCGGCACTTTCCCCCCTCACGACTCAGTCGAGCCCTGACCCACACCATCCGTGA
- a CDS encoding response regulator transcription factor, with product MIRVLVTDDEPLIRAGVRMILSSADDIEVVAEAVNGREAVELAQTRRVDVVLLDIQMPVMDGLTALAELHRTVPDTRVLILTTFGEQQNVLRALTGGSVGFLLKDSAPAELMRAVRAAAAGDAYLSPGATRRVVDSLASSQSAHRAERARRRLDALTNRELEVLALLGEGLSNADAGQRIHMSEATVKSYVSRILTKLDCENRVQAALLARDADLGT from the coding sequence ATGATCAGGGTTCTCGTCACGGATGACGAGCCGCTCATCCGGGCAGGCGTCAGGATGATTCTCTCCTCCGCCGACGACATCGAAGTCGTCGCCGAGGCGGTGAACGGCCGTGAGGCGGTCGAACTGGCCCAGACCCGCCGCGTGGACGTCGTGCTGCTCGACATCCAGATGCCGGTCATGGACGGACTGACGGCCCTGGCCGAGTTGCACCGGACCGTGCCTGACACGCGGGTGCTGATCCTGACAACCTTCGGGGAACAGCAGAACGTACTGCGCGCCCTGACCGGGGGCAGCGTGGGCTTTCTGCTCAAGGACTCGGCGCCCGCGGAACTCATGCGCGCGGTCCGGGCTGCCGCAGCCGGAGACGCGTACTTGTCGCCGGGTGCCACCCGCCGTGTCGTGGACTCGTTGGCGTCCAGCCAGAGCGCCCACCGTGCCGAGCGGGCCCGCCGCCGGCTGGACGCGCTGACCAACCGCGAGCTGGAGGTCCTGGCGCTACTGGGTGAGGGCCTGTCCAACGCGGACGCCGGTCAGCGGATCCATATGAGCGAGGCCACGGTCAAATCGTACGTGAGCCGGATCCTGACCAAGCTGGACTGCGAGAACCGAGTGCAGGCCGCGCTGCTGGCACGAGACGCCGACCTGGGAACCTGA
- a CDS encoding IS5 family transposase: MGRGDLTNAEWDRLESFLPRGGGRGGRWSDHRRVINGVLYRVRTGVQWRDLPERFGPWETVYKRHRRWSADGTWKMLLSRIQAAEDAAGRIDWDVSVDSTAVRAHQHAAGARKASAAEGPQKGNVRGTNQVDPVLRKLAVRLEEVVGSANARDAPEADSPPRSTSPPRDDAAPSPSS, translated from the coding sequence CTGGGTCGTGGGGATCTGACGAATGCGGAGTGGGATCGGCTGGAGTCATTCCTGCCTCGTGGTGGTGGGCGCGGGGGTCGGTGGAGTGACCACCGTCGGGTGATCAACGGGGTTCTCTACCGAGTGCGGACGGGTGTCCAGTGGCGGGACCTGCCGGAGCGGTTTGGGCCGTGGGAGACCGTCTACAAACGGCATCGTCGCTGGTCAGCTGATGGAACCTGGAAGATGCTGCTGTCTCGCATCCAGGCCGCCGAGGATGCCGCGGGCCGGATCGACTGGGATGTGTCCGTGGACTCGACCGCCGTGCGAGCCCACCAGCACGCTGCCGGCGCGCGGAAGGCGTCGGCGGCCGAGGGTCCTCAAAAGGGGAACGTTCGGGGGACGAACCAGGTCGATCCGGTGCTGCGGAAACTGGCCGTCCGGCTGGAGGAGGTGGTCGGATCGGCGAATGCCAGGGACGCTCCCGAGGCGGATTCACCACCAAGATCCACCTCGCCGCCGAGGGACGATGCCGCCCCCTCGCCTTCGTCCTGA
- a CDS encoding IS5 family transposase (programmed frameshift) yields the protein MGRDTWSWIVPDGLWEIAKPLIPPSRVRPQGGGTQDTPDETLFAAIVYVLVSGCAWRALPPCFGVSKSTAHRRFAIWSRAGVWGRLHEAVLDRIDECGLLDVTRVVLDSAHVRAKKGGELTGPSPVDRGKPGSKMHVLSDANGLPLVVGVSAANTHDSQGLKPMVAGLQTRHDPHRIWHYRPGKLHADKAYDIPDLRKWLRGKRIGVRIARKGIESSERLGRRRWVIERTMSWLTGYRRLNHRYERHPRNYLAFLGLAAALCCYKRLARLTT from the exons ATGGGGCGGGATACGTGGAGTTGGATTGTTCCGGACGGGCTGTGGGAGATCGCGAAGCCGTTGATCCCACCATCGAGGGTGCGTCCGCAGGGCGGCGGGACGCAGGACACGCCTGATGAGACGCTGTTCGCGGCTATCGTCTACGTGCTGGTGAGCGGGTGTGCCTGGCGGGCTCTGCCTCCGTGTTTCGGGGTCTCGAAGTCGACTGCACACCGGCGCTTCGCCATCTGGTCCAGGGCCGGTGTCTGGGGCCGGCTGCACGAGGCGGTGCTCGACCGCATCGACGAGTGCGGCTTGCTCGACGTGACCCGCGTGGTCCTGGACTCCGCCCACGTACGGGCCA AAAAAGGGGGCGAACTCACAGGCCCCAGCCCCGTGGACCGGGGTAAACCGGGTTCCAAGATGCACGTCCTGTCGGACGCGAACGGACTGCCCCTGGTCGTCGGCGTCTCCGCCGCCAACACCCACGACAGCCAGGGTCTGAAGCCCATGGTGGCCGGTCTCCAAACGAGACACGACCCTCACCGCATCTGGCACTACAGACCCGGCAAGCTTCACGCCGACAAGGCTTACGACATCCCCGACCTGCGGAAATGGCTGCGCGGTAAACGTATAGGCGTCCGCATAGCACGCAAAGGAATCGAATCCAGCGAACGGCTCGGACGCCGCAGATGGGTCATCGAACGCACCATGTCGTGGCTGACCGGCTACCGCCGACTCAACCACCGCTACGAACGCCACCCTCGCAACTACCTGGCCTTCCTCGGCCTCGCCGCCGCCCTCTGCTGCTACAAACGACTCGCCCGACTCACCACATAG
- a CDS encoding IS701 family transposase encodes MNVIPEADGWKAELESAFARVAGRFGRADLRWRMRDYVRGLLAPVGRKNGWQLAEWAGHRDPAGLQHLLNGARWDADAVRDDVRDYAAERLGPGGVLIIDDTGFVKKGTTSAGVGRQYTGTSGKIDNCQIGVFAAYATSSGRALVDRELYLPKSWTSDRDRCRAAKIPDERGFATKGELAREVVRRCLAAGLPAAWVTADEAYGQDWNFRRLLEQLDIGYVVAVPKSQQIKSLAGCWRIDQLIDEAPADAWQQLSCGNGAKGPRVYDWAAAKLPANIIFDPDPPTHHRWVLARRSLSDPTEIAYYLAHAPVGIEIDELARIAGSRWAVEECFQAAKNECGLDEYEVRRYPGWYRHITLAMLAHAFLTALAAQAAQAAHRETAETNRPASSPSPWRKSDGSWTLSCLTPDPNSTNVSMP; translated from the coding sequence ATGAACGTGATACCTGAAGCCGATGGCTGGAAGGCCGAGTTGGAGTCGGCCTTCGCCCGGGTGGCGGGCCGGTTCGGGCGGGCGGATCTGCGGTGGCGGATGCGTGACTACGTGCGGGGTCTGCTGGCGCCGGTCGGGCGGAAGAACGGCTGGCAGCTGGCCGAATGGGCTGGCCACCGTGATCCGGCGGGCCTGCAACACCTGCTGAACGGTGCCCGCTGGGATGCCGATGCCGTTCGCGACGACGTGCGGGACTACGCCGCCGAGCGGCTCGGTCCGGGCGGGGTGCTGATCATCGATGACACCGGGTTCGTCAAGAAGGGCACCACCTCGGCCGGGGTGGGCCGGCAGTACACCGGCACCTCGGGGAAGATCGACAACTGCCAGATCGGCGTGTTCGCCGCCTACGCCACCAGCTCGGGCCGGGCTCTGGTTGACCGGGAGCTCTACCTGCCGAAATCCTGGACCTCCGACCGTGATCGGTGCCGGGCTGCGAAAATCCCTGATGAACGCGGCTTTGCCACCAAGGGGGAGCTTGCCCGGGAAGTCGTGCGCCGCTGCCTGGCCGCAGGCCTGCCGGCCGCCTGGGTGACCGCGGACGAGGCTTACGGGCAGGACTGGAACTTCCGACGCCTGCTCGAGCAACTCGACATCGGCTACGTGGTTGCGGTGCCCAAGTCCCAGCAGATCAAGTCCCTGGCCGGCTGCTGGCGCATCGACCAGCTCATTGACGAAGCCCCCGCCGATGCCTGGCAGCAGCTGTCCTGCGGCAACGGAGCGAAGGGCCCACGCGTCTATGACTGGGCCGCGGCGAAACTGCCCGCCAACATCATTTTCGACCCGGATCCGCCAACCCATCATCGCTGGGTGCTGGCCCGCCGCAGTCTGTCCGATCCCACCGAGATCGCCTACTACCTCGCCCACGCACCCGTCGGCATCGAGATCGACGAACTCGCCCGGATCGCCGGCAGTCGGTGGGCGGTCGAGGAATGCTTCCAGGCCGCGAAGAACGAGTGCGGCCTGGACGAGTACGAGGTCCGCCGCTATCCGGGCTGGTACCGGCACATCACCCTGGCCATGCTCGCCCATGCCTTCCTCACCGCCCTGGCCGCCCAAGCCGCCCAAGCCGCCCACCGGGAAACCGCAGAAACGAACCGACCAGCCTCGTCTCCCTCACCGTGGCGGAAATCCGACGGCTCCTGGACGCTCTCCTGCCTCACCCCAGACCCAAACTCAACCAACGTCAGCATGCCCTGA
- a CDS encoding IS701 family transposase encodes MNVIPEADGWKAELESAFARVAGRFGRADLRWRMRDYVRGLLAPVGRKNGWQLAEWAGHRDPAGLQHLLNGARWDADAVRDDVRDYAAERLGPGGVLIIDDTGFVKKGTTSAGVGRQYTGTSGKIDNCQIGVFAAYATSSGRALVDRELYLPKSWTSDRDRCRAAKIPDERGFATKGELAREVVRRCLAAGLPAAWVTADEAYGQDWNFRRLLEQLDIGYVVAVPKSQQIKSLAGCWRIDQLIDEAPADAWQQLSCGNGAKGPRVYDWAAAKLPANIIFDPDPPTHHRWVLARRSLSDPTEIAYYLAHAPVGIEIDELARIAGSRWAVEECFQAAKNECGLDEYEVRRYPGWYRHITLAMLAHAFLTALAAQAAQAAHRETAETNRPASSPSPWRKSDGSWTLSCLTPDPNSTNVSMP; translated from the coding sequence ATGAACGTGATACCTGAAGCCGATGGCTGGAAGGCCGAGTTGGAGTCGGCCTTCGCCCGGGTGGCGGGCCGGTTCGGGCGGGCGGATCTGCGGTGGCGGATGCGTGACTACGTGCGGGGTCTGCTGGCGCCGGTCGGGCGGAAGAACGGCTGGCAGCTGGCCGAATGGGCTGGCCACCGTGATCCGGCGGGCCTGCAACACCTGCTGAACGGTGCCCGCTGGGATGCCGATGCCGTTCGCGACGACGTGCGGGACTACGCCGCCGAGCGGCTCGGTCCGGGCGGGGTGCTGATCATCGATGACACCGGGTTCGTCAAGAAGGGCACCACCTCGGCCGGGGTGGGCCGGCAGTACACCGGCACCTCGGGGAAGATCGACAACTGCCAGATCGGCGTGTTCGCCGCCTACGCCACCAGCTCGGGCCGGGCTCTGGTTGACCGGGAGCTCTACCTGCCGAAATCCTGGACCTCCGACCGTGATCGGTGCCGGGCAGCGAAAATCCCTGATGAACGCGGCTTTGCCACCAAGGGGGAGCTTGCCCGGGAAGTCGTGCGCCGCTGCCTGGCCGCAGGCCTGCCGGCCGCCTGGGTGACCGCGGACGAGGCTTACGGGCAGGACTGGAACTTCCGACGCCTGCTCGAGCAACTCGACATCGGCTACGTGGTTGCGGTGCCCAAGTCCCAGCAGATCAAGTCCCTGGCCGGCTGCTGGCGCATCGACCAGCTCATTGACGAAGCCCCCGCCGATGCCTGGCAGCAGCTGTCCTGCGGCAACGGAGCGAAGGGCCCACGCGTCTATGACTGGGCCGCGGCGAAACTGCCCGCCAACATCATTTTCGACCCGGATCCGCCAACCCATCATCGCTGGGTGCTGGCCCGCCGCAGTCTGTCCGATCCCACCGAGATCGCCTACTACCTCGCCCACGCACCCGTCGGCATCGAGATCGACGAACTCGCCCGGATCGCCGGCAGTCGGTGGGCGGTCGAGGAATGCTTCCAGGCCGCGAAGAACGAGTGCGGCCTGGACGAGTACGAGGTCCGCCGCTATCCGGGCTGGTACCGGCACATCACCCTGGCCATGCTCGCCCATGCCTTCCTCACCGCCCTGGCCGCCCAAGCCGCCCAAGCCGCCCACCGGGAAACCGCAGAAACGAACCGACCAGCCTCGTCTCCCTCACCGTGGCGGAAATCCGACGGCTCCTGGACGCTCTCCTGCCTCACCCCAGACCCAAACTCAACCAACGTCAGCATGCCCTGA
- a CDS encoding alpha/beta fold hydrolase, translating to MTVPAIRGSLLRSRALRVATAGCAVASLSALTTVPVAANDGANAAKPTVVLIHGAFADSSSWNGVIERLQRRGYTVMAPANPLRGLYSDSAYIASVLKTIKGPIVLAGHSYGGAVISTAAARNSQVKSLIYINAQMPDVGESGMSLSARFPTALGTATNSVPYRTADASGTDLYLKRDKVHQVFANCLPQSQANLLGVTQRPAATTAFSETAKVAAWKEIPSWALVGRQDMTISPQQERFEAKRAHSHTKEIDSCHVSLIARPDAVADLILQGATAAASGS from the coding sequence ATGACAGTACCCGCGATACGCGGCTCACTGCTCCGAAGCAGAGCGCTGCGCGTGGCGACGGCAGGGTGCGCGGTCGCCTCCCTGTCCGCGCTGACCACGGTCCCTGTGGCAGCGAATGACGGTGCGAATGCCGCCAAGCCGACCGTCGTCCTGATCCACGGCGCCTTCGCGGACAGCTCCAGCTGGAACGGGGTGATCGAGCGGTTGCAGCGCCGCGGTTACACCGTGATGGCCCCGGCCAACCCGCTGCGCGGCCTGTACAGCGATTCCGCATACATCGCCTCCGTCCTGAAGACGATCAAAGGCCCGATCGTACTGGCCGGTCACTCCTACGGCGGTGCCGTCATCAGTACTGCCGCAGCGAGAAACTCCCAGGTCAAATCCCTGATCTACATCAACGCGCAGATGCCCGACGTCGGTGAGAGCGGTATGTCGCTGTCCGCCCGCTTCCCCACCGCCCTGGGCACCGCCACGAACTCCGTACCGTATCGGACGGCCGACGCCAGCGGCACCGACCTGTACCTCAAGCGGGACAAGGTCCACCAGGTCTTCGCCAACTGCCTGCCGCAGAGCCAGGCGAACCTGTTGGGTGTCACCCAGCGCCCGGCAGCCACGACCGCGTTCTCCGAGACGGCCAAGGTTGCGGCCTGGAAGGAGATTCCATCCTGGGCCCTGGTGGGACGGCAGGACATGACCATCAGTCCCCAGCAGGAGCGCTTCGAGGCCAAACGGGCCCACTCCCACACGAAGGAGATCGACTCCTGCCACGTGTCCCTCATCGCCCGCCCTGACGCCGTGGCCGACCTCATCCTCCAGGGTGCCACCGCGGCTGCAAGTGGCTCCTGA
- a CDS encoding IS5 family transposase: MGRGDLTNAEWDRLESLLPRGGGRGGRWSDHRRVINGVLYRVRTGVQWRDLPERFGPWETVYKRHRRWSADGTWKMLLSRIQAAEDAAGRIDWHVSVDSTAVRAHQHAAGARKASAAEGPQKGNVRGTNQVDPVLRKLAVQLEEVVGSANARDAPEADSPPRSTSPPRDDAAPSPSS; this comes from the coding sequence ATGGGTCGTGGGGATCTGACGAATGCGGAGTGGGACCGGCTGGAGTCACTCCTGCCTCGTGGTGGTGGGCGCGGGGGTCGGTGGAGTGACCACCGTCGGGTGATCAACGGGGTTCTCTACCGAGTGCGGACGGGTGTCCAGTGGCGGGACCTGCCGGAGCGGTTTGGGCCGTGGGAGACCGTCTACAAACGGCATCGTCGCTGGTCAGCTGATGGAACCTGGAAGATGCTGCTGTCTCGCATCCAGGCCGCCGAGGATGCCGCGGGCCGGATCGACTGGCATGTGTCCGTGGACTCGACCGCCGTGCGAGCCCACCAGCACGCTGCCGGCGCGCGGAAGGCGTCGGCGGCCGAGGGTCCTCAAAAGGGGAACGTTCGGGGGACGAACCAGGTCGATCCGGTGCTGCGGAAACTGGCCGTCCAACTGGAGGAGGTGGTCGGATCGGCGAATGCCCGGGACGCTCCCGAGGCGGATTCACCACCAAGATCCACCTCGCCGCCGAGGGACGATGCCGCCCCCTCGCCTTCGTCCTGA